In the Streptomyces sp. f51 genome, one interval contains:
- a CDS encoding acyl-CoA dehydrogenase family protein codes for MRFLLDAEQRAFAASLDAMLGSSDTPSAVRAWALGDPGPGRALWSRLAEAGVFALAVPEEYEGVGPLPVELAVAFVELGRHAVPGPVVETVAAAALLGGLDAPGPAERLLPGLASGKSPATLALDGAPALDADAAGVLLAVDGGELRLASGHGPVRVSVDRSRRFAPALGGGELLAAGPQVARAALRALTWARLATAAQALGVGLALLARTVAYAGQRTQFGVPVGSFQAVKHRLADALIALEFARPLLFGAALSMDPADVAAAKVTACEAAYATARAALQLHGAIGYTAEYDLSLWFTRARSLRSAWGTPGACRAEALAGLSGGGRPRS; via the coding sequence ATGCGCTTCCTCCTCGACGCCGAGCAGCGTGCGTTCGCCGCCTCCCTGGACGCGATGCTGGGGTCCTCGGACACACCGTCGGCGGTGCGGGCGTGGGCGCTCGGGGACCCCGGGCCGGGGCGGGCCCTGTGGTCGCGGCTGGCGGAGGCGGGGGTGTTCGCGCTGGCGGTCCCGGAGGAGTACGAGGGGGTGGGTCCGCTGCCGGTGGAACTGGCGGTGGCCTTCGTGGAACTGGGGCGGCACGCGGTTCCCGGTCCTGTGGTGGAGACGGTCGCCGCGGCCGCCCTGCTGGGCGGGCTGGACGCGCCCGGTCCTGCCGAACGGCTGCTGCCGGGGCTGGCCTCGGGCAAGAGCCCGGCCACCCTCGCCCTGGACGGTGCTCCGGCGCTCGACGCGGACGCGGCGGGGGTGCTGCTCGCGGTGGACGGCGGGGAGCTGCGGCTCGCGTCCGGCCACGGCCCGGTGCGGGTGTCCGTCGACCGCTCCCGCCGGTTCGCTCCCGCGCTGGGCGGCGGCGAACTCCTGGCCGCGGGCCCGCAGGTCGCCCGTGCCGCGCTCCGGGCGCTGACGTGGGCCCGGCTGGCCACCGCGGCCCAGGCCCTCGGGGTGGGCCTCGCGCTGCTCGCGCGGACCGTCGCGTACGCGGGGCAGCGGACCCAGTTCGGTGTTCCCGTCGGTTCGTTCCAGGCGGTCAAGCACCGGCTCGCGGACGCGCTGATCGCCCTGGAGTTCGCGCGTCCGCTGCTGTTCGGGGCCGCGCTGTCGATGGACCCCGCGGACGTGGCCGCGGCGAAGGTCACGGCCTGCGAGGCGGCGTACGCCACGGCGCGGGCCGCGTTGCAGCTGCACGGCGCGATCGGCTACACGGCCGAGTACGACCTGTCGCTGTGGTTCACCAGGGCTCGTTCCCTGCGGTCCGCCTGGGGCACTCCTGGCGCGTGCAGGGCCGAGGCGCTGGCCGGTCTCAGTGGTGGTGGTCGTCCCCGCTCGTGA
- a CDS encoding cytochrome bc complex cytochrome b subunit, whose amino-acid sequence MGAREIDSGRAARTSVNGAPGSGTSRDTGPEGTPRARRAPETGKGERLADWADGRLGVYSLAKANMRKVFPDHWSFMLGEICLYSFLVLILTGVYLTLFFEPSGVDVVYHGSYGPLNGIVMTRAYESTLDISFDVRGGLLIRQIHHWAALVFLAGMLVHMMRVFFTGAFRKPREVNWLFGWTLLMLGLLTGLTGYSLPDDLLSGTGVRFADGAILSIPVVGTYLSFFLFGGEFPGHDIISRFFPIHVLLLPGVMLGLVVAHLILVFHHKHTQYPGPGKDEKSVVGMPFLPVYMAKAGGFFFLVFGVLAIMGAIATINPVWAFGPYRPDLVTTGAQPDWYLGFSEGLIRVMPGWEINASGHTLQLGVLIPFALFPLVMTAIALYPFVEAWVTGDKREHHILDRPRNVPTRTALGVAWLTLYAVLLVGGGNDLWATHFHLSINAITWFVRVAVFAGPALAYVLTKRICLGLQRADREKVLHGRESGTIMMLPHGEYVEVHEPLTPAQRFTLTQHEQAPPYEVGPLVDANGVARRAGPALRLRARLARALYGPGTRIPKPTAEEYREITSGDDHHH is encoded by the coding sequence ATGGGCGCACGAGAGATCGACTCCGGCAGGGCCGCACGGACTTCGGTGAACGGGGCACCAGGGAGCGGGACTTCGCGGGACACCGGCCCAGAGGGAACGCCGCGGGCCCGGCGCGCGCCGGAGACCGGCAAAGGGGAGCGGCTCGCCGACTGGGCCGACGGACGCCTCGGCGTCTACTCCCTGGCCAAGGCCAACATGCGCAAGGTCTTCCCGGACCACTGGTCGTTCATGCTGGGCGAGATCTGCCTCTACAGCTTCCTCGTCCTGATCCTCACCGGCGTCTACCTCACCCTGTTCTTCGAGCCGAGCGGCGTCGACGTCGTCTACCACGGCTCCTACGGGCCGCTGAACGGCATCGTCATGACCCGGGCGTACGAGTCCACGCTCGACATCAGCTTCGACGTGCGCGGCGGACTGCTCATCCGCCAGATCCACCACTGGGCGGCGCTGGTCTTCCTCGCCGGGATGCTCGTGCACATGATGCGGGTCTTCTTCACCGGCGCGTTCCGCAAGCCGCGCGAGGTCAACTGGCTCTTCGGCTGGACCCTGTTGATGCTCGGCCTGCTCACCGGACTGACCGGCTACTCGCTGCCCGACGACCTGCTCTCCGGCACCGGCGTCCGCTTCGCCGACGGCGCCATCCTGTCGATCCCCGTCGTGGGGACGTACCTCTCCTTCTTCCTCTTCGGCGGGGAGTTCCCCGGGCACGACATCATCTCCAGGTTCTTCCCCATCCACGTCCTGCTGCTGCCGGGCGTCATGCTGGGGCTGGTGGTCGCGCATCTGATCCTGGTCTTCCACCACAAGCACACGCAGTACCCGGGGCCGGGCAAGGACGAGAAGTCGGTCGTCGGCATGCCCTTCCTGCCCGTCTACATGGCCAAGGCCGGCGGCTTCTTCTTCCTGGTCTTCGGAGTCCTGGCGATCATGGGCGCGATCGCCACCATCAACCCCGTGTGGGCGTTCGGGCCCTACCGCCCGGACCTCGTGACCACCGGCGCGCAGCCCGACTGGTACCTCGGCTTCTCCGAAGGGCTCATCCGGGTGATGCCGGGATGGGAGATCAACGCCTCCGGCCACACCCTCCAGCTGGGCGTCCTCATCCCCTTCGCGCTGTTCCCGCTCGTCATGACCGCCATCGCCCTCTACCCGTTCGTCGAGGCCTGGGTCACCGGTGACAAGCGCGAGCACCACATCCTGGACCGGCCGCGCAACGTGCCCACCCGCACCGCGCTCGGCGTCGCCTGGCTGACGCTGTACGCCGTCCTGCTCGTCGGCGGCGGGAACGACCTGTGGGCCACCCACTTCCATCTGTCGATCAACGCGATCACCTGGTTCGTCCGCGTCGCCGTCTTCGCCGGGCCCGCACTCGCCTACGTCCTCACGAAACGGATCTGCCTCGGGCTCCAGCGGGCCGACCGGGAGAAGGTGCTGCACGGACGCGAGTCCGGCACGATCATGATGCTGCCGCACGGCGAGTACGTCGAGGTCCACGAACCCCTCACCCCGGCCCAGCGGTTCACCCTCACCCAGCACGAACAGGCGCCGCCCTACGAGGTGGGCCCCCTCGTCGACGCCAACGGCGTGGCCCGCCGTGCCGGCCCCGCCCTACGGCTGCGCGCCCGGCTCGCGCGCGCCCTCTACGGGCCCGGCACGAGGATCCCCAAGCCGACGGCCGAGGAGTACCGGGAGATCACGAGCGGGGACGACCACCACCACTGA
- a CDS encoding recombinase family protein, whose amino-acid sequence MTTAAATQTAREYLRVSKGKGRVARSITDQHKDNIAAEQGHGPWTWGEPYADTGSASKFAKKTRDDFDRLMADLESKDFGEPGTVLVLWEISRLARETGKGVALVDAAENGSYLIHITSLDRTFNPQNYGDRHSLISGINDAEKEARLLSVRTLRGVNSALDEGRPHGKTPFGYARDYELIDGRPRPVRQYADHNEAPLVQELFRRVLGSPEKAPESIRSVAMDWERRGIVSRQSGATFSPQNLRQMLLRKAYIGIRVHGGTERPGNWEPLIDPATFEGVQRMLADPSRKSYTTASVRHVLTGTLRCDVCGGRMAVRAGGRERDRRPSYACYRYGHLMVDKAETDAYLIGDAEHPGVVLAYLSRPDVAAGLLATGDSEELPVVRADIATARASLEAFEAEDPETPAEARLIARKISRLEEDISELEGRERALTAPNPLVSIFEAGPGAAARWERTEVSAQRAIVGMLLAPGVLGQPRVRPVPDSESEAIQDRIRFVKETD is encoded by the coding sequence ATGACCACGGCAGCAGCGACGCAGACCGCCAGGGAGTACCTGCGCGTCTCGAAGGGCAAAGGGCGCGTCGCCCGTTCGATCACCGACCAGCACAAGGACAACATCGCGGCCGAGCAGGGCCACGGCCCGTGGACGTGGGGCGAGCCCTACGCCGACACGGGCAGTGCCTCGAAATTCGCGAAGAAGACCCGGGATGACTTCGACCGGCTCATGGCTGATCTGGAGTCCAAAGACTTCGGCGAGCCAGGGACCGTGCTCGTGCTCTGGGAAATCTCCAGGCTCGCCCGCGAAACCGGTAAGGGCGTGGCCCTGGTGGACGCTGCCGAGAACGGCAGCTATCTGATTCACATCACCAGCCTTGACCGCACCTTCAATCCCCAGAACTACGGGGACCGGCACAGCCTGATCTCCGGAATCAATGACGCCGAAAAGGAGGCACGACTCCTCAGCGTCCGTACGCTGCGAGGCGTGAACTCCGCACTCGATGAGGGGCGTCCGCACGGAAAGACACCATTCGGATACGCCCGGGACTATGAGCTGATCGATGGCCGTCCACGGCCCGTCAGGCAGTACGCCGACCACAATGAGGCACCGTTGGTCCAGGAGTTGTTCCGGCGCGTTCTGGGCAGCCCCGAAAAGGCGCCGGAGTCCATCCGGTCGGTGGCCATGGACTGGGAGCGACGCGGCATTGTCAGCCGCCAGAGCGGCGCCACGTTCTCGCCACAGAATCTGCGGCAGATGCTGCTGCGTAAGGCGTACATCGGTATCCGCGTCCACGGCGGCACGGAGCGCCCCGGGAACTGGGAACCGCTCATCGACCCGGCGACATTCGAGGGTGTGCAGCGAATGCTCGCCGACCCGTCCCGAAAGTCGTACACCACGGCCAGCGTTCGGCATGTGCTCACCGGGACTCTGCGCTGCGATGTGTGCGGCGGACGAATGGCCGTACGCGCTGGAGGCCGTGAACGCGATAGGCGCCCCTCCTACGCCTGTTACCGGTACGGGCATCTCATGGTGGACAAGGCAGAGACGGACGCCTATCTGATCGGGGACGCGGAACACCCGGGGGTAGTGCTGGCCTATCTCTCACGGCCGGACGTGGCCGCAGGCCTTTTGGCCACGGGTGACAGCGAAGAACTGCCCGTCGTACGCGCCGATATCGCCACGGCGCGAGCCAGCTTGGAGGCCTTCGAGGCAGAGGACCCGGAGACCCCGGCAGAGGCGCGTCTGATCGCGCGGAAGATCTCACGCTTGGAGGAGGACATCTCAGAGTTGGAGGGCCGTGAGCGCGCCCTCACGGCGCCCAATCCCCTGGTGTCCATCTTCGAGGCGGGACCCGGCGCGGCCGCGCGCTGGGAGCGCACGGAGGTCAGTGCACAACGGGCCATCGTGGGCATGCTGTTGGCGCCCGGAGTTCTCGGGCAGCCACGCGTCCGGCCGGTGCCGGACAGTGAGTCAGAGGCCATCCAGGACAGGATCCGTTTCGTAAAAGAGACGGACTGA
- a CDS encoding phage/plasmid primase, P4 family, producing the protein MALTYARMGWSVFPLRPLTKVPATPNGFKDASTDPRVITAWWTDTPTANIGIATGISGLFVIDVDTKNGKKGAETLAQLVAEHGDLPDTYTVQTWSGGRHYFFEMPQSRLNNSTGTEKAGLGPDIDTRGDGGYVVAAPSVVEENGVRGKYDATLRIRPAELPAWVADRLTPRRPYVAPGRASTPPAGQRATQPLNGPQTAPEGLRRYIEGKCAEIRAMPVGSAATQPVNDIAFELAQFEEISVEELRAELRAAVDTWEDGHEKGYAAIEQGLKDAGTEPRVWEDRRMRRAAPRTSDQFEDSYLAESVVADVLTGAYRFVPGLGWKAWTGRVWRDCDELEVAEQIRRWAIQQYQGALNQERREPGSVPMDVITGWRRALKAEKQITVLKMARGFEGVFTTPEELDRDPDLLNVRNGVVNLRTGELLSSDPSRLMTKMAGAEYRPDYRHPDWEKTLEAVPEGIRDWFQIRMGQAATGHTPPDDLLIVSQGSGENGKSTVNATTATAMGDYYTLLSDRVLMADPSAHPTELMDLMGVRYAVMEETPEARRLDTQRLKRTVGTPQITARRIRQDSVTFTATHSMFISTNFRPEITETDHGSWRRLALVTFPYSYRKPGEELVTADDRPGDPGLRDRCKDDPDVHAAALAWMVEGAQRWYEANKVMPPLPESVADDTLKWRKESDTVLAFSDDVLIFESGQHIHGRDFKDELDAYLIGKGMSAWSEKTIAARFESHDVMRRHGVELKATRANPRRSRSPRQQRMTELNPYAEVPGGATYKAWIGVRFRSVADDVEASIQTDSAPPVHDVHADLVTPREENSYGVNQRSVNIVNIPGQGLEVPSEVAAPRARARTRDPRPGRPYVPPGGNKPPAA; encoded by the coding sequence GTGGCATTGACCTACGCCCGCATGGGTTGGTCAGTCTTTCCGTTGCGCCCACTGACTAAGGTCCCGGCCACCCCCAACGGATTCAAGGACGCGAGCACGGACCCGCGCGTCATCACGGCCTGGTGGACCGATACCCCTACCGCCAACATCGGTATTGCCACCGGTATCTCGGGACTCTTCGTCATCGACGTCGACACGAAGAACGGCAAGAAGGGCGCCGAGACGCTTGCCCAATTGGTTGCCGAGCACGGCGACTTGCCGGATACCTACACGGTCCAGACGTGGTCCGGCGGACGGCACTACTTCTTCGAGATGCCGCAGTCCCGCCTGAACAACTCCACCGGTACCGAGAAAGCGGGACTCGGGCCGGACATCGACACCCGGGGCGACGGCGGATATGTGGTCGCCGCCCCGTCCGTGGTCGAGGAGAACGGCGTACGCGGTAAGTACGACGCCACGCTGAGAATCCGTCCGGCCGAACTCCCCGCATGGGTTGCCGACAGGCTGACGCCCCGGCGCCCGTACGTGGCCCCCGGACGGGCCAGCACGCCCCCGGCGGGCCAGAGGGCTACGCAGCCCCTGAACGGCCCGCAGACGGCCCCTGAGGGCCTGCGCCGGTACATCGAGGGCAAGTGCGCCGAGATACGCGCCATGCCGGTCGGCAGCGCGGCCACGCAACCGGTCAATGACATCGCGTTCGAACTGGCCCAGTTCGAGGAGATCTCCGTGGAGGAGCTGCGCGCCGAGCTGCGCGCGGCAGTCGACACGTGGGAGGACGGTCACGAAAAGGGATACGCCGCAATCGAGCAGGGGTTGAAGGACGCGGGCACTGAACCGCGAGTGTGGGAGGACCGGCGAATGCGCCGCGCTGCGCCGCGTACGAGCGATCAGTTCGAGGATTCATACCTGGCGGAATCCGTGGTGGCCGACGTGCTCACAGGCGCATACCGCTTTGTGCCAGGTCTCGGATGGAAAGCATGGACCGGCCGAGTGTGGCGCGACTGCGACGAATTGGAGGTGGCCGAACAGATCCGACGTTGGGCAATCCAGCAATACCAGGGTGCCTTGAATCAGGAGCGCCGAGAACCGGGCAGTGTCCCCATGGACGTCATCACCGGATGGCGCAGGGCGCTGAAGGCAGAAAAGCAGATCACTGTCCTGAAGATGGCCCGTGGATTCGAGGGCGTGTTCACCACTCCTGAAGAGTTGGACCGGGACCCCGATCTGCTCAACGTGCGTAACGGCGTGGTGAATCTGAGGACCGGCGAATTGCTTTCGTCGGACCCGAGCCGGCTGATGACCAAAATGGCGGGTGCGGAATACCGCCCCGACTACCGGCATCCGGACTGGGAAAAGACTCTGGAGGCAGTTCCGGAGGGCATACGCGATTGGTTCCAGATCCGAATGGGCCAGGCGGCTACCGGACACACTCCGCCTGATGACCTCCTCATCGTGTCGCAGGGTTCAGGAGAGAACGGAAAATCCACTGTCAACGCGACCACGGCGACGGCAATGGGCGACTACTACACGCTGCTTTCCGACCGGGTGTTGATGGCAGATCCGTCGGCACACCCCACCGAACTCATGGACCTGATGGGTGTTCGGTACGCAGTCATGGAGGAAACGCCGGAGGCACGCAGGCTGGACACCCAGAGGCTTAAGCGCACCGTGGGAACGCCGCAGATCACGGCCCGCCGCATTCGTCAGGATTCGGTGACGTTCACTGCCACGCACTCCATGTTCATCTCGACCAACTTCCGGCCGGAAATCACGGAGACGGATCACGGGTCATGGCGGCGGTTGGCGCTGGTCACCTTCCCCTACAGCTACCGAAAGCCTGGAGAGGAATTGGTGACCGCCGATGACCGGCCAGGAGACCCGGGGTTGAGGGATCGGTGCAAGGACGACCCCGACGTGCACGCGGCTGCGCTCGCATGGATGGTCGAGGGCGCACAGCGCTGGTACGAGGCGAACAAGGTAATGCCGCCACTCCCCGAATCCGTCGCGGACGACACCCTCAAGTGGCGCAAAGAATCAGACACAGTCCTGGCCTTCAGTGACGACGTGCTCATATTCGAGTCAGGCCAGCACATCCACGGACGGGACTTCAAGGATGAGTTGGACGCTTACCTCATCGGTAAGGGGATGAGCGCCTGGAGCGAAAAGACCATCGCGGCCCGCTTCGAAAGCCACGACGTTATGCGGCGGCACGGCGTCGAGTTGAAGGCGACGCGGGCCAATCCACGGCGCTCACGCAGTCCACGGCAGCAGCGGATGACGGAGTTGAATCCGTACGCCGAAGTACCCGGAGGGGCCACGTACAAGGCATGGATCGGTGTCCGTTTCCGCAGCGTCGCGGATGACGTGGAGGCGTCCATCCAAACGGACTCGGCGCCTCCTGTTCACGATGTTCACGCAGATCTGGTAACCCCCCGCGAAGAGAATTCCTACGGCGTTAACCAGCGCTCCGTGAACATCGTGAACATCCCTGGTCAGGGCCTGGAGGTTCCTTCCGAGGTGGCCGCTCCTCGTGCGCGCGCACGTACGCGCGACCCGCGCCCTGGCCGCCCCTACGTTCCGCCGGGCGGCAACAAGCCACCCGCCGCATGA
- a CDS encoding DUF6415 family natural product biosynthesis protein: MPKATATETANEGAGVGPLPPDIETMRTSARLLLADDGQVPEDLHTLALMLTGHINVLIPAVEKATRGLPRNDIPRACAMACIGEAGIRLRIGWPEDLATVQHSVAMKLARSVNALCDHYENLRGSARAKN; this comes from the coding sequence ATGCCGAAAGCTACCGCCACCGAGACCGCGAACGAAGGGGCGGGCGTGGGCCCGCTTCCGCCGGACATCGAGACAATGCGCACGAGTGCCCGCCTGCTGCTGGCCGACGACGGCCAGGTGCCGGAAGATCTGCACACGCTCGCGCTCATGCTCACGGGCCACATCAACGTGCTGATCCCGGCCGTGGAGAAGGCGACCCGGGGACTGCCCCGGAATGACATCCCCCGCGCCTGCGCAATGGCCTGCATCGGAGAGGCAGGAATTCGCCTGCGCATCGGCTGGCCGGAGGATCTGGCGACCGTCCAGCATTCCGTGGCCATGAAACTGGCCCGGTCGGTCAATGCTCTGTGCGACCACTACGAGAACCTGCGCGGGAGCGCACGGGCGAAGAACTGA
- a CDS encoding winged helix-turn-helix domain-containing protein: MSDRNEVPEFNPQGPQLVYVAVADHIEARIRAGELRPGARLSSERDLAQEYGVAYLTVRRAAEVLRQRALIIAVHGRGTFVADPVPDKATEQPPQA, translated from the coding sequence GTGAGTGATCGCAACGAGGTGCCCGAGTTCAACCCGCAGGGTCCCCAGCTCGTCTACGTGGCCGTGGCCGATCACATCGAGGCCAGGATTCGGGCCGGAGAACTCCGGCCGGGCGCACGCCTTTCCTCCGAGCGCGATCTAGCGCAGGAATACGGCGTCGCGTACCTGACGGTCCGGCGGGCCGCCGAAGTGCTCCGCCAGAGGGCATTGATCATCGCCGTGCACGGGCGCGGCACCTTCGTGGCCGACCCCGTACCCGACAAAGCCACGGAGCAGCCGCCGCAGGCATGA
- a CDS encoding rhomboid family intramembrane serine protease: MESESAVTTCYRHPKVESHVRCTRCDRYICPSCMREAAVGHQCVECVKEGSRSIRQARTAFGGRISTVPAVTYVLIGLNLLAYLAELLRSSVVDRFAMLGAGLVGPDGGHYYWAAVHSPDYHAEGLVDGEWYRLLTGAFLHLPPTGGTFGIAHIGMNMFALWNIGRTVEAQLGRVRYLALYLLSALGGSVLVLLIAPDQQTIGASGAIFGVSAAYYVMARRLGADMAGVNRFMAGLLLWLVISAGLTSWQGHLGGLLAGGLVTVAYAYAPRGSRRALVQAAACVGLLAVLVVLTVLKVSALRTGAV, from the coding sequence GTGGAGTCCGAGTCCGCCGTCACCACCTGCTACCGCCACCCCAAGGTGGAGTCGCATGTGCGCTGCACCCGATGCGACCGCTACATATGTCCGAGCTGCATGCGCGAGGCCGCCGTGGGCCACCAGTGCGTGGAGTGCGTGAAGGAGGGCTCCCGGTCGATCCGGCAGGCCCGCACGGCCTTCGGCGGCCGGATCTCGACGGTGCCCGCGGTCACGTACGTCCTCATCGGCCTCAATCTGCTGGCCTACCTGGCCGAACTGCTGCGCTCCTCGGTCGTGGACCGGTTCGCGATGCTGGGCGCGGGACTCGTGGGCCCGGACGGGGGCCACTACTACTGGGCCGCCGTCCACTCCCCCGACTACCACGCGGAGGGCCTGGTCGACGGGGAGTGGTACCGGCTGCTGACCGGCGCGTTCCTTCATCTGCCGCCCACCGGGGGCACGTTCGGGATCGCGCACATCGGGATGAACATGTTCGCGCTGTGGAACATCGGCCGGACCGTCGAGGCCCAGCTCGGCCGGGTCCGCTATCTCGCGCTGTATCTGCTGTCCGCGCTCGGCGGCTCGGTCCTCGTGCTGCTCATCGCGCCGGACCAGCAGACGATCGGCGCGTCGGGCGCGATCTTCGGTGTCAGTGCCGCGTACTACGTCATGGCCCGCCGGCTCGGCGCGGACATGGCCGGCGTCAACCGGTTCATGGCGGGCCTGCTGCTGTGGCTCGTGATCTCGGCGGGGCTCACGTCCTGGCAGGGGCATCTGGGCGGACTGCTGGCGGGCGGGCTGGTGACGGTGGCCTACGCGTACGCTCCCCGCGGCTCCCGTCGCGCGCTGGTCCAGGCGGCCGCCTGCGTGGGGCTCCTCGCCGTCCTGGTGGTGCTCACGGTGCTGAAGGTGTCGGCGCTGAGAACCGGCGCCGTCTGA
- a CDS encoding chitosanase produces the protein MKRAGFLSFALVPVLMTAAVACTTPEHTAADAKGNPSPVARSRAAGRAQAERAPRATAVASTPAGTPAGLAAPDKKELAQEIVASAENSTLNWRSAYAYIEDIGDGQGYTAGVIGFCTGTHDLLTLVERYTALHPGNGLARYLPALRAVDGTDSHEGLDPGFAAAWRHEAAVPAFREAQDHERDRVYFDPAVRRAKLDGLGTLGQFIYYDAMVMHGPGTGGDGFYGLRDRALREAKPPSERGDEKAYLEVFLDVRRAVMRSANPDRDTTRIDTAQRRFLDDGNLGLDTPLEWRVYGETYRVP, from the coding sequence ATGAAACGTGCGGGTTTCCTGTCGTTCGCCCTCGTCCCCGTTCTGATGACGGCTGCGGTCGCCTGCACCACGCCCGAGCACACGGCGGCCGACGCCAAGGGCAACCCGTCACCGGTGGCGCGGTCCCGTGCGGCGGGCAGGGCCCAGGCCGAGCGGGCGCCCCGTGCCACGGCCGTCGCGAGCACCCCGGCCGGCACCCCGGCGGGCCTCGCGGCCCCGGACAAGAAGGAGCTCGCCCAGGAGATCGTGGCGAGCGCCGAGAACTCCACGCTGAACTGGCGCTCGGCGTACGCCTACATCGAGGACATCGGCGACGGCCAGGGCTACACGGCGGGCGTCATCGGCTTCTGCACCGGCACCCACGATCTGCTCACCCTCGTCGAGCGCTACACCGCGCTGCACCCGGGCAACGGGCTCGCCCGCTATCTCCCGGCCCTGCGCGCGGTCGACGGCACGGACTCCCACGAGGGCCTGGACCCGGGCTTCGCCGCGGCCTGGCGCCACGAGGCCGCGGTCCCCGCCTTCCGCGAGGCCCAGGACCACGAACGCGACCGGGTCTACTTCGATCCCGCGGTGCGGCGCGCCAAGCTCGACGGCCTCGGCACGCTCGGCCAGTTCATCTACTACGACGCCATGGTGATGCACGGTCCCGGTACCGGCGGCGACGGCTTCTACGGGTTGCGCGACCGCGCCCTGCGCGAGGCGAAGCCTCCGTCCGAGCGCGGCGACGAGAAGGCGTACCTGGAGGTCTTTCTGGACGTCCGCCGCGCGGTCATGAGATCCGCGAACCCCGACCGCGACACCACCCGGATCGACACCGCCCAGCGCCGGTTCCTCGACGACGGGAACCTCGGCCTGGACACACCGCTGGAGTGGCGCGTGTACGGCGAGACGTACCGCGTGCCGTAG
- a CDS encoding glutamate synthase subunit beta, producing the protein MADPKGFLNHGREVARSRPVQERLKDWNEVYVPGSLLPIISKQASRCMDCGIPFCHNGCPLGNLIPEWNDYAYREDWQAASERLHATNNFPEFTGRLCPAPCESACVLGINQPAVTIKNVEVSIIDQAWDSGSVAAQAPERLSGKTVAVIGSGPAGLAAAQQLTRAGHTVAVYERADRVGGLLRYGIPEFKMEKRHINRRIEQMRAEGTRFRTGIEIGRDLKATDLRKRYDAVVIAAGATTARDLPVPGRELNGIHQAMEYLPLANKVQEGDFVAPPITAEGKHVVVIGGGDTGADCVGTAHRQGAASVTQLEIMPRPGEERNPGQPWPTFPMLYKVTSAHEEGGERVYAVSTTHFEGDEDGNVQWLHLVEVEFTGGKLNQKPGTERKIPAQLVTLAMGFTGTDVENGVVSQFGLELDERGNIARDADFATNVPGVFVAGDAGRGQSLIVWAIAEGRSAARGVDRFLTGASDLPAPIRPTDRSLTV; encoded by the coding sequence ATGGCTGATCCCAAGGGCTTTCTGAACCACGGCCGTGAGGTCGCCAGGTCCCGGCCGGTCCAGGAGCGTCTCAAGGACTGGAACGAGGTCTACGTTCCGGGCTCGCTGCTCCCGATCATCTCCAAGCAGGCCTCGCGCTGCATGGACTGCGGCATCCCGTTCTGCCACAACGGCTGTCCGCTGGGCAACCTGATCCCCGAGTGGAACGACTACGCGTACCGCGAGGACTGGCAGGCCGCCTCCGAGCGCCTGCACGCCACGAACAACTTCCCGGAGTTCACGGGCCGGTTGTGCCCCGCTCCGTGCGAGTCGGCGTGTGTGCTCGGCATCAACCAGCCCGCCGTGACCATCAAGAACGTCGAGGTCTCGATCATCGACCAGGCGTGGGACAGCGGCTCCGTCGCGGCCCAGGCCCCCGAGCGCCTCTCCGGCAAGACCGTCGCGGTCATCGGGTCCGGTCCCGCCGGTCTCGCCGCCGCCCAGCAGCTGACCCGGGCCGGGCACACGGTCGCGGTGTACGAGCGCGCCGACCGCGTCGGCGGTCTGCTGCGCTACGGCATCCCCGAGTTCAAGATGGAGAAGCGGCACATCAACCGCCGCATCGAGCAGATGCGCGCGGAGGGCACCCGCTTCCGCACGGGCATCGAGATCGGCCGCGACCTCAAGGCGACGGACCTGCGCAAGCGGTACGACGCCGTGGTCATCGCCGCCGGCGCCACGACCGCCCGTGACCTGCCCGTCCCCGGACGGGAGCTGAACGGCATCCACCAGGCCATGGAGTACCTGCCGCTGGCCAACAAGGTGCAGGAGGGCGACTTCGTGGCGCCCCCGATCACCGCCGAGGGCAAGCACGTCGTGGTCATCGGCGGCGGCGACACGGGCGCGGACTGCGTGGGCACCGCCCACCGCCAGGGCGCGGCCTCGGTCACCCAGCTGGAGATCATGCCGCGGCCGGGCGAGGAGCGGAACCCGGGCCAGCCCTGGCCGACGTTCCCGATGCTCTACAAGGTCACCTCCGCGCACGAGGAGGGCGGCGAGCGCGTCTACGCGGTCTCCACCACCCACTTCGAGGGCGACGAGGACGGCAACGTCCAGTGGCTCCACCTGGTCGAGGTAGAGTTCACCGGCGGCAAGCTGAACCAGAAGCCGGGCACGGAGCGCAAGATCCCCGCCCAGCTGGTGACGCTGGCGATGGGCTTCACCGGCACGGACGTCGAGAACGGTGTGGTCTCCCAGTTCGGTCTGGAGCTCGACGAGCGCGGCAACATCGCCCGCGACGCCGACTTCGCGACCAACGTCCCCGGAGTGTTCGTCGCCGGTGACGCGGGCCGCGGCCAGTCCCTGATCGTCTGGGCCATCGCGGAGGGCCGTTCGGCCGCCCGCGGTGTCGACCGCTTCCTCACCGGAGCGAGCGACCTGCCGGCCCCGATCCGCCCGACGGACCGTTCGCTGACGGTCTGA